Proteins from one Mycobacterium adipatum genomic window:
- a CDS encoding MBL fold metallo-hydrolase — MAPALTRITDSVYFAQTDLVNWTLVSGDDGVLLIDAGYPGSRTEVLDSVRELGFGPADVRAILLTHAHVDHLGSAIWFAKTHGTPVYTHSAEVGHAQRQYLEQASPVDVLTRAWQPRYLAWSLALVRKGGLTHEGIPTTQAFDENIAGALPGNPVAIPTPGHTGGHCSYLVDGVLVAGDALITAHPVSTRRGPQLLPALFNHDQDGCVRSLAALGMLDTEVLLPGHGPAWRGPIREAAEQAAP, encoded by the coding sequence CCAGCGCTCACCCGCATCACCGACAGCGTCTATTTCGCCCAGACCGATTTGGTGAACTGGACGCTGGTGTCCGGTGACGACGGCGTGCTGCTGATCGACGCCGGGTACCCCGGCAGCCGCACCGAGGTCCTCGACTCGGTGCGCGAGCTGGGCTTCGGGCCGGCCGACGTGCGTGCCATCCTGCTCACCCACGCCCACGTGGATCACCTAGGCTCGGCCATCTGGTTCGCGAAAACCCATGGCACGCCGGTGTATACGCACTCCGCCGAGGTTGGGCATGCCCAACGGCAATACCTGGAGCAGGCGTCCCCGGTGGATGTGCTGACCCGCGCGTGGCAACCGCGCTACCTCGCCTGGTCGCTGGCCCTGGTGCGCAAGGGCGGACTGACCCACGAGGGCATCCCGACCACGCAGGCCTTCGACGAGAACATCGCCGGCGCGCTGCCCGGCAACCCGGTGGCCATACCCACGCCGGGGCACACCGGTGGTCACTGTTCCTATCTGGTGGATGGGGTGCTGGTGGCCGGCGACGCCCTGATCACCGCCCACCCGGTCAGCACCCGCCGCGGCCCGCAGCTGCTGCCGGCGCTGTTCAACCACGACCAGGACGGGTGCGTGCGCAGCCTGGCCGCCCTGGGCATGCTGGACACCGAGGTGCTGCTGCCTGGACACGGGCCGGCCTGGCGCGGACCGATCCGCGAGGCCGCCGAGCAGGCCGCGCCATGA